acCCGTGACACGCAgccgcgccccccgcccgctcCGTGTGTCCCGCTGCCCACGTACCGATCCGTCCCTGGATCCGGTGTACCGATTCCCTCTTGGGGCTCACCCAGCTCCGCGGCCACGGCTCCGGGGCCCGTTGGGGCTGCGAGGAGGCCCTGCACGGAGATAAGAGGCTCAGCCGCCGCAACGGGAACGGGCGGGGCAGGAAAAGCACCGGACACTCACTGGTGGTCGCGGCTGCACCGCGCGGATGTGGCGTGGAGACGGTCCCAGGGCCGGGGGGGGCCCGGCGGGGTCGCGCCGCCGCCTCCTGCCATGGCGGGTCCGGTGCTGCCGCCGTTGCCGGGGAACCGGGGCGGGGCCGAACGatgggggggggcgggggggcaGTTGTCGGGGCGATGCTCGGTGCCGGGTCACGGCGATGGTCCCGGGGAGCGCCGCCCGGTGCCGTTTCCGGTGCCGGTAccgggggcggggcgggggcggtGCAGGTGGCGGCAGGTGCGCgcgcgggccgggccgggccgttGGCGGGGGGCGGGACCGCGGGGCCGGTGCCGGTGCCCGCGCGGGGCCGagcgctgccgccgccgctgcGCCATGGCCGGTGCTGGTACCGGTACCGGGGCCCGGCGGGCGCTGCTGGCGCTGTGCGtggccgccgccgccaccgTAGGACTGTGCCGCGTCGAAGAGCGGCTGCACGTCTGCAAGGAGGTACCGGGGGGGTTACCGGGTGCCGGGGGgtaacgggggggggggggggtgccgGCGCTGTCGGGATGGAGCCGAGCGGCACACGCTGAAGGATGCGGTACGGGGCGCATCGCCGCGCCGTGGGGCCGTGCCCGGGGTGAGCTGCCCCCGCCGGGGGTCCCGGTACGGGGCTGCGCTCTGTCCGCGTGTCCGTCACCCCGAGCCCCGGCGGGACAGCGGTTAACGGTGAGAGCGGCGGGGACCGTGAGAACGGCGCCGGGATGAGGGATCGCTGCCGGGGGGCCCAGGGTTCGCCCGTCCCCTCCTCTCTGCCCACCCCGGCGGTCCCCAGCCCAGCCCGGTGCGCTCGGTCGGTGGCAGCGGGACGCGCGTCCCCTCACCGGGTGCCTTCCCCAGGCTGGCACGGGGCACAGCGCGGCTCTTATCGCACTGGGGCGGCACGGAGCGTCCTGCCCGGGTGAGCCGGGGCttgaagggaggggggggggcgggcgggCACGGCAGCCTCCTGGGCGGGGGGGCACCGAGCTCCATCCCTCCCAACCCGAATGTACCCCcgcctgcagctccctgccgGCTAACCCAGATCCCCGTCATCCTCGGGGGGTTCCCCTGCCCCACTCACTCACcggtgtgtttgtgtgtgtgtccccccctccccccccaatcTCCCCCTGCGGCCGCTTTTCATCTGGGCCATTCAGATTTGTATTTAATTGTTATCCCCCCCCCGTGCTccaattcatttatttctttatttagttCCACGGCCCAGAGCTGGAAACAATGGGCTGCGCTGATGCTGGCGCCGGGGTTGGAGGGGGTGTGGAGTGAAGGGGGGGGGGCTGCCCCCAGCTCCGTTGTCCGCtgcccccatatccccattGCTCACTGGGATGCCCCCCCGAGGTCCGCAGCGCCCCTGGGGTCAATGGAGGCGGCTTTAGGCAACGTGCAGTGGGTGATTCCCATCTGCCGGCGGCTCCTCCAAGTTTGGGAAGGAGGAATCACCGCTTTGCACGCCCTGCTGAGCGTGGAGCAGGTGTGTGACGCTGCGGGCCGGGAACTCGTTCTTTGTTCCACGGGGAGCCCCGAGACCCacccctgcagcactgcacccaATGCAGGGGGCTGAGGGGGTGTCTTCATGTGCCCCCCCACCGCCACCGCATGGAGCTGATGGCAAGCATCAGAGCTTTGTTTTCGAGCAGACCTGCAGCaaccacagctctgtgcttcggggggggggggaggtggagggaggagggggggctGCGGTGCTTCGGTGGCCATGGGGACAGAGCCTTGGGTGCTTCCTGCCCCCGATGTCGCCTCCGCCCGGCCTTGAGCGATCCCCGGAGCGGGGACAGATGGCAGCACGGAGAGCTGCGATCGGCAgcgctgtgctctgcagccccacGCGCCCGCCCTGCGGGTGCCacctgtccccatccctgtcctgGGTGAGTCCCAGCAGGACGGCACATCCGGCACCGTGTTTAATGAGCAGCACCTGCTGCGGGCTCCCCGAGGCCAACCGGGCCGGCTGCCTCCGCTGCTTTGCCCTGGGCACTGCGGTGGCACTCTGTCCTGGAAGGGAGGTGCCGTCCAATGGGGTTGTGCGTGTGGCCCCATAGCTTGCCATGGGTTTTAGAACCCCATGGGGTGGATATCAGAATGGGGGGGTGTCACCCTTCCTAACCCGGCCCCCAGCAGCCTTGTCCCTAGGTGTGTTCCACAGCATGCATATCACCATGTCACCACGatggcagctgagctcaccgGGGGTCCCGGTCCCGTGGGGTCTCATCCCTCCATGCATTCTCTCTTGCAGTCTGAGTACCACTATGAGTACACAGCATGCGACAGCGCGGGCGCACGGTGGAGGGTGGCAGTTCCACACACACCAGGACTCTGCACCGGGCTGCCAGACCCCGTCAAGGGCACCGAGTGCTGTAAGGTTGGGGTGTGGGGGTGGCCGGGGGGGGGCTTTGATGGGGTAAAGGTGGCTCTTCCTGATCCTGAGGCTGTCAAAGACACCGAATGAATGcaatgctcagcagcacagcagcatcccaCATAGGgcagggtggggaggggggtccTGGAGGTGGAGCTGGTGGTGGGAGGGGGCAGCACTGATGCCCCCCCTCTGCATGTGGGCAGCTTTCTCCTGCAAGGCAGGCGAGTTCCTCGACATGAAGGCGCAGGCGTGCAAGCCCTGTGCTGAGGGCACCTACTCACTGGGCACCGGAGTGCGCTTTGACGAGTGGGATGAGCTGCCCCACGGCTTCGCCAACGTCGCCACCAACCTGGAGCTGGACGATGGCTTCAGTGATGTGGTGGAGAACTGCACCACGTGAGTGGCCCTGGGATGTCAACGCGTCCATGCATGGCCAACCACCTGGGGTCCCTCCCTGCCCATCCCTGCGAGTCTTGATGCACCGCGGTCACAAGAAGGGGAtccccccagcccccaccccagcagccccatcccGTGCTGCCCCAGCCCTCAGGGTCCCCTCGGCCCCATCACAAAGGGATCTCCCACCCACAGCcctccccagtgctgcagcatgaGCCGGCGCCTTTGTTTTGCACCGCAGCCCTTTGATCAGCTCCGGTGGCAGCCGTCGAGCCAAGCCGTGCCGGCAGCACGCGTTGCAGCGGCGGTGCAGCTTGCAAATGTAACCTACTTCCAACTGCCTTTAATTATGCAGCTGcgctcccagtgctgcaggagcccACCCTCCTCCTGCCCAGTTTGGTGGCACTGCGCTGGCACAGGGATGCTCCATTGTCACCATGCTGGGACATCCCCTGGGTCCTCCGCAGCACCTGGGCTGGGTTTCTCCTGCCCCTTTTGCATTGCCCCGAATTCATTCCCTCCTCAGCATCCTGCAAGTGTAACAACAGCATCACTTGCCTGTCCCCGAGGTTCATGTGGTGTCCCCATGCCCTGTGCCACCATTGGGACTGTCCCACCTGTCCAACCTGTCCTTTTTGCAGTGTCCCTAAATTCAGACCCTAAAACGCCACAGGGCAGAGCCCATGTCCCCTCCTGTGCCCCTTTTCCATTCTGTACCCCCCCCTCAGGTCGACGTGGGTGCCACTGGGGGACTACATCGCCTCCAACACAGATGAGTGCACGGCCACGCTGATGTACGCCGTCAGCCTGAAGCAGTCGGGCACTGTCTCCTTCGAGTACATCTACCCCGACAGCAGCATCGTCTTTGAGTTCTTTGTAAGCACAGGGTGGGGGTCCCGGGGATGCCAGAGGGGTGACCCTGTGCTGATGCTGTCCACGTCCTCGTAGGTGCAGAACGACCAGTGCCAGCCCACGGTGGAGGAATCACGCTGGATGCGCACAACAGAGAAGGGCTGGGAGTTCCACAGCGTGAGCACGGGGAGGGGATGGCACAGGGTGGGGGGCGCCTTCAGgatcccacagcacagctcccacagAAGGGTTCCCCACCACAGCCCTCCCTCGTCCCCCCCCAGGCCATTTGTCACCCCAGCACAGGGTGACACTCTGAGGGCGCAGAGGGGAGGGTGTTGGCacacagggctggctgctgaCCCCTCGCTGGGACCCCCCTGGGCTGTGCAGGTGGAGCTGAGCCGTGGTAACAACGTGCTCTACTGGAGGACCACAGCGTTCTCTGTCTGGTCCAAGGTCCCCAAGCCTGTGCTGGTGCGGAACATCGGGATCACAGGTAGGTGGGTGGGCGCAGGGTTGGggtccccacagccccccccgCCCCTGAGCACCGTCCCGCTGCCAGGGGTCGCCTACACCTCCGAGTGCTTCCCCTGCAAACCTGGCACCTTCGCTGCTGCTGCCGGCTCCtcctcctgccagctgtgcccCGCCAACAGCTTCTCCAGCAAAGGGGCCACCGCCTGCCAGCCCTGCGAGCCCACCGCCTATGCAGGTGAGAAGAGAAGGGGggacagcccagctctgcaccccGGGATGCTCCGACTGGGGCCGTGGGGACATCCCTGGGTGCCACTGGGGGACCTCACTGCCATCACTGCCTGCAGAGCCCGGCTCAGCATCCTGCAAGGTGCGCCCGCCCTGCACTGATAAGGATTACTTCTACACACACACGGCGTGCGATGCCAACGGGGAGGTACGGACCCCCCCCCCCGAGCCACCTCCATCCCTGCCCACTGCACTGTGCCCGTGTCCGGTCCCGGTGCAGCTCACCCCGTGTCCCTGCGCAGACGCAGCTGATGTTCAAATGGGCAGAGCCGAAGATCTGCAGCGAAGTGCTGCCCCTTGCTGCCCAGCTGCCCCCCTCGGGGCTGAAGACCCGCTGCCCCCCCTGCAACCCCGGCTTCtacaaaagcaacagcagtgcCTGTGAGCCTTGTCCCTACGGCTCCTACTCCAACGGCTCCGGTAAGGAGGACCCCGGGGGGGAGGGGTGCCCTGAGTTCCCGTGGTTGCTTTCCCTGATGTCCCCGCCGTCCCCAGGCTGCGTGCGCTGCCCGGCCGGCACCGAGCCGGTGCTGGGGCTGGAGTACAAGTGGTGGAACGTGCTGCCCCCAAACATGGAGACCACCGTGCTCAGCGGCATCAACTTCGAGTACAAGGGGATGGCAGGTACCGCCACGCCGTCCCCTCCCCGTCCCCGCGGCGCAGGGGATGTCACCGAGCCGTCCCCGTGTCCCCGCAGGCTGGGAGGTGGCCGGGGATTACATCTACACGGCAGCGGGAGCCTCGGACAACGACTTCATGATCCTGACGCTGCTGGTGCCCGGCTTCAGGTGAGCGCCCGCCGCGTCCACGGGGGGGCAGTGCCATCCCCACGGCCGcgtccccacatccccaccgTCCCCACGTCCCCAGCCCCCCGCAGCCGGCGCTGGAGGATGGGGACAGCAAGGAGGTGGCGCGGATCACTTTCGTCTTTGAGACGGTCTGCAGCGTCAGCTGTGAGCTGTACTTCATGGTGGTGAGTGGTGGCGGGGGGGAGGTTGGCAtggctgggctgtggggtgcCCACATCCCCCGTGCTGTCCCTTGCAGGGCATCAACTCACGCACCAACACACCGGTGGAGACGTGGACGGGGCCCCGTGGGAAGCAGTCCTACACTTACGTGGTGGAGAAAAATGCCACCACCAGCTTCACGTGGGCCTTCCAGCGCACGCGATACCGTGAGGCAGTGAGTGGgagcacagggatggggacagcagagtcacccccccccccctcttttccCCCTTCCGCCCCCCACCCAGCACCGGGTGATGCTGACCACGTCTCCAGGGCCGGCGTTACACCAGCGATGTGGCCAAGCTCTACTCCATCAATGTCACCAACGTGCTGGGGGGGGTGGCTTCCTTCTGCCGCCGCTGTGCCAGCACTGGGGGGCCCTGTGCCCCCTGCCCCCCCGGGCACACCCTGGACCACAGCACCGGTGCCTGCCAGCCCTGTCCCCCCGGCACCTTCTTGCGTGGTCACCCACCTGATGGCTCCTCTGCCTGCCAGCCCTGCGGCCCCGGCACCCGCAGCAACCAGGTGAGCATCCCcacacatcccacatcctgaTGGGTGACACCCTCCAGCCCTCCCTGTGGGTGACAGCACCCTGGCTGGGTGGcacaatgggaccccattgggTGACAGCAGCCCACCTACCCCCCTTCCTCCTTGGCAGGTCCGCTCCCTCTGCTACAGTGACTGCACCTTCTCACTGGCCCTGCCCGGCCACACGCTGCACTACGACTTCTCAGCACTGTCTGCCAGCACCACCTTCACCAGCGGGCCCAGCTTCACCTCCAAAGGCCTCAAATACTTCCACCACTTCAACATCAGCCTCTGCGGCAACCACGTGAGTGTGGGGGGGCAGGGGAGCACTGCAGGGGGTGACACCTTGATGCAAGCGCATGCATGCAGTCATGCAAACATGTGGCCGTGCAGTCATGCAAACATGTGGCTGTGCAGTCATGCAAACATGTGGCCGTGCAGTTAAGCAAACACACATGCACGTAGGTGTGCAAACCTGTGGTCAGACATGGTTGCAAATGCACAAGGCATGTGGTTGTGCAAGCACACGTGCATTCGTGCATGCAGCCATGCAGACGTGAGCTGTGCTCACAATCAGTGAACCCACATATAAGCACATGGCTGTGCAAGCACTTGTGTCTGCTTGCACAAGGTGGTACAAGCATGCTTACAAGCACGTGCTTAAGTCCTTAAAGCCCACATGCAGGAGTGCACGCCGTCGTGCAACGCACACACGCGTCCTTGCACAAAGGGCTGGCAATGCACTCTCAGAAGCATCTGCACGCACCACCACGTGCATTGCTGCGCACACCCCGACGCCGTGCCGCCGGCAGGGCAGGAAGGCAGCTTCGTGCACCGACAACGTGACGGACGCGCGGCTCCCCGACGAGGGCGGCTCCGGCCGGCTGGTGACGTCCCACGTGTGTCAGGCCATCGTGGTGCCTTCGGACGTGGTGGGCCACCGCGCCGCCGTGTCCTCGCAGCCCGTCAGCCTGGCCGACCGCCTCCTGGGTGAGCCCCAACCCCCTCCGTGTCCCGGTGCCCGCTCCCGGCACGCCGCGGGTGCTGAGTCCCCCCGTGTCACCTGAGCGCCGCCGCAGGCGTCACCGTGAGCTCCACGCTGGATGGCATCGCCGCCCCCCCCGAGCTGTTCCCCCCCGCCAGCCCCGAGCTGCCCGACCTCGTCTTCTTCTTCAGGTGTGCGGTGTtttgaagggggggggggggaacatgTGGACGGGGAGGGGGCCTTGGGGATGTGCTGGACTCCCTTTGGTCGCCGCAGGTCCAGCGAGGTGACACAGTCCTGCGCCGGGGGCCGGGCCACCACCATCCGCCTGCGCTGCGACCCGCTGCGGCCGGGCACCGGCGGCCTGGCTGTGCCCAGGTGGGTCACACCGTGGGGGTGTGGGGGGCAGCAGCGTGTCTCCAGGTGTCCCCGCGCTCCAGCTGTCCCCGTGCATGAGCCCAGGGAGCGCTCCATCCTCGAGGGCTTTGCTTTTGGGGGCAGCTGCCGCTGTGTCCCTGTGCGCTGTGCCCCGTTGTAATGCCATCCGtggaggggatgggggtgggacAGCCACCCCCATAGCTctgtgtgtcccccccccctcagCAAATGCCCCGAGGGTACCTGTGATGGCTGCACCTTCCACCTCCTGTGGACAACAGCCGAGGGCTGCCCGCGCTGCTCCGCCAGCCACTTCCGTGCCATCGTGGGTGCGTGCCAGGGCGGCGTGCAGGTACGGGGCGTGCAGGGCcgatggggacagcagggacgGGATGGCACCGGCCTgacccttcccccttcccccccccttgGCACGAGCAGAGGACCATGTATGTGTGGCGGGAGCCTCGGCTGTGCCACGGGGGGCAACGCCTGCCCCCCCCCCGGGTCCGGCCGTGCCGCAGCGCCGAGTTCTGGCTGAAGGTGGGCGTCTCGGTGGGGACGTGCGTGGccgtgctgctggctgccctggCTGCTTACTTCTGGAAGAAGAACCAAAAGTGAGTGTGGGGGAACGTCCCCTGcgacccccccaccccatcccgTTGTCCCCGTGTGCAGGTTGTGGTTATGGGGGTGTCTCCAGGTTGGAGTACAAGTACTCGCGGCTGGTGCTGAATGCGGCCGCCAAGGAGAGCGAGCTGCCGGCACCCGACAGCTGTGCCATCATGGAGGGGGAGGACGGGGAGGATGAGCTCATCTTCACCAGCAAGAAGTCCCTGCTGGGCAAAATCCGCTGCCTGACCACCAAGGTGGGAGTGGGAACGGGAGCAGGGGGGTcctgtggggatggaggtgtTCCACAGGGCTGTCccagtgggggggggggttgtttcCATGGATGGGAGTGTCTTGTGGGGTTGATCCAAGGGATGGGGGTGAACCAGGGGATTGCCCAAGGGATGGAGAAGTGTCGTGTGGATGGAGGAGTTCCATTGGGTTGATGAAGGGTCCCAAGGGTTGGGGTGTCCCATGAGATCAGGGATGAAAGTTTCCCATGGGATGTGGGTTGGGAGAGAAGGCGATGGGGATGTTGCAAGGGATGGAGGTGTCCCACGGGGCTGAGCATCCTAAGGGATGAGAGCCACTCCTGGGTCTACAGGTGTCCCATGTGTTGCAGGGTCCCAAGGGGTTGATTTGTCCTATGGAGGGGATATGCAGTGTCTAATGGGGATGGATACCCCGTGAAGGAGGTGTCCCACAGGGAGGGGTGTCCCATCTCTCAGTGTCCCCCCTCCCCGCAGCGCACCCCAGACGGCTTTGACTCCGTCCCCCTGAAGCCATCGTCCGGTGGCACTGACCTGGAGCTGTGAGGGGGCCGtttaaccccccccccaacccccacccGGTGGCCTTACGGACCCACAGAGCCCCGGGGCATTTTGTCTCCCCCCACACCTGGGAAAAGCCACAAATGCCAAATACAGACGTGGGGTTCAGGAGCTCCCCCAGGTACGGGGACATGGGGGGCAGCCCTGTGTGTCATGGTGGGAGCACGTGTGTGGGGCCCAGCAGAGGGCACCTGGTGGCTGTATCACACCGTGTCCATGTCACCCTATTCTAAGCCAGTGGTGCCACAACCCCATGCCAGCCCCATTCCCCCCCAGTCTGCCTTTCCCCCTGCCACGATGCACCCATTGGGGTGATGCTGCCCCACGGCGGTGCCTCATGTCCTCCACCCCATGGctccaccccccctccccctttttaCAGTGATCTCAGCATTTTCTAGGCAGCACCGGGCAGCCCCCCCATGCCCCGGCTGTGCAATAAAGGTGATGTTTCTGAGCCTGGTGTGGTTCTGTGCTGGGGGGTACGTGTGGCATCCAGCAGTGGGcagggggtcctatggggtcgCCATAGGGGACTGTGAGAACACTTATGGAGCAACATACGGTGCTGTGAAGTAGCTGTGGAGATGCCATAGGATGTTCTCGGGTTGCCATATGGTGCCAAGGAGCACCTTAGGCTATGGGGATGCCATACGGGATGGTGAGAATGCTATGGGGTGATGTCGTGGTTCTATGGGAGGCCATGGTGATGTCATAGGAAACCATGGGGACTGTGAAGATGCCATGGGGTACCAGGGGGATACCATGGAGCACTGTGAGGATGCTATGGGGTGTTGCAGGATGTCCTTGGGTTGCCATGTGGCACTATGGGGTGTCATAGGGGCACCCTTGGGTGCTATTGTATACCATGAGGATGTCACAGGGGCCCAGGAGAATGCCATGAAGTACATTGGGGTGCCACATTGTTCCGTGGCCGTGGGTGCTGTGGGTTACATGAGGTACCATATGGTGCTACGGGATGCTGGTGGGGACcatggggggagggggcaggcGGGGGCTCAcagaggcagtgctgcagtaCCTCCTCCTCtccgccagggggcgctgccggCGCGGTGTTGGCGCTCTACCCGCACAGCGCCTCCTTTCGGCTCTTCCGCTTAGGCCCCGCCCTGCGGCGCGGCGCAGGCGCAGTGCGGAACGGACGCGGGCACGGGGGGAGCCGCCGCTGTCACCGAGCTTCGGGAAGCGCCGCCGCCATCATGGTGTTGGACCTGGATCTGTTCCGTGCCGATAAAGGCGGAGACCCCGCGGCCGTGCGGGAGATGCAGCGGAAACGCTTCAAAGACCCGGCGCTGGTGGACGCGCTGGTGCGGGCGGACGGCGCCTGGCGGAGGTGTACGTGGGGCGGAGCGGGCCTCAATGGGGTCCCTCAATGGGGGTCCCTCAATAGGGGTCCTTCAATGGGGTCCCTCAATGGGGTCCCTCAATGGGGTCCTTCAATGGGGTCCCTCAATGGGGTCCTTCAGTGGGGTCCATCAATAGGGGTCCTTCAATGGGGTCCCTCAATGGGGTCCCTCAATGGGGGTCCCTCAATGGGGTCCCTCAATGGGGGTCCCTCAATGGGGGTCCCTCAATGGGGTCCCTCAATGGGGTCCTTCATTGGGGTCCATCACAGCCCCGACCCCCCCCTGGGGCTGCCCGCCCCCTGCAGCACGGAGCCGTTCTCCTACCGGGGTTGGGGGGGGCCTGAAGCCGAGGGGGGGGCGGGGAGCAGCACCGGGGGTTCGGAAGGGCCGAACCGGGCCCAGCGCAGCCACACGGTGCTGGTTCGGTCCCGTCGTGCCCCGCCGATCCCCGCAGTGCCGGCTGCCCGCGGCTGATGCAATCCGAGGCGGCTCCATTGCCCGGCGCCGGGTGATGCCGTGTCCTCTGTGCCCCTATGTAAGGAGCCGGGGACGGCAGCCCCGTTGTCACCtatggggagctgtgtgggaaCCTCGTACCAGCTCCTGGGGCAGCTCCTGGCCTTGCAATGCTTTGCAGAGCAAAACTGCTCCAATCTGACCCCACAGCCCACCCAGACCCCCAACAGGACGGACTTTGTGCTCCGAGTGGTGCCGGTGGATTTAAAGGAGACcccccagctgtgctgttgtTCCCAATGGCATTAAGGGAAGCTCCTCGCTGCGGCCCCATTTATGTGCCCCACTGACGGCTCCCTCCCCTCTCTCTGCAGGCAGGTTTCGTGCCGATAACTTGAACAAGCTGAAGAACCTGTGCAGCAAAACCATCGGGGATAAGATGAAGGTGggggcctgggcagcctctCCTTGACGTTGTTAAAGGATGTTTTTACCTTCTCGGTTGGGTCTTTAAACCCCGCTGGGGTTTCTCTTCCCTTGTGCTGCAGAAGAAGGAGCCGGTAGGGAGCGATGAGTCTGTGCCGGAGAGCGCGCAGAACCTGGATGAGCTGACAGCCGACGTCCTGGGGGTGAGTCCAGCCCACCTCCCCCCCGTGGGCTGTATGGATCCCCAGCAcgcagcctgcagccccatagCGGGGCATCCCCCATTGCTCCCAGCCCTAAGCCAGCTTTTTCCCATTCATCTGAAGGCCAACAGCGCTGTGCAGTCACTGGGGGATCTGGGCAGCCTCAGTAGCTGCTGTTCCCTTGAGGCCCTCCCTCACTGCCTGGCTTGCCTTCCCCCTTCATTAACCACGTTGTTTAATGAGCGAGTCGCTGGTCGGCTTTTGCTGCCATGGGAGCTGACTGCTCCCCGTTGTGGCTGCCAGGCGCTGTGTGAGGCGCTGTGTGACGCCGTGCCTCACTCAGAGCCGGACTGATGGCCGGGCTTTGTCCTGTCTGGCTGTTGTTTGATGTGCTCGGCCCGCAGTGTGTCAGGGCAGGGTGATTAACTGCACTCAGCcccctctcttctgctgctttcctccccGTGCAGGGGCTGCAGGTGTCCCAGATCAAGAAGGTCCGTCTCCTCATCGACGAAGCCATCCTCAAGTGTGATGCGGAGCGAGTCAGGCTGGAGGCAGAACGCTTTGAGAGCCTCCGGGAGATCGGGAACCTCCTGCACCCCTCAGTGCCCATCAGCAATGATGAGGTAGGGATGGAGATGAGGTAGGGATGGAGATGAGGTTGGGATGGAGACGAGGTAGGGATGgagtgcagcaccctgcacgggttggggggctgtgggggggctgtggggctgccccgGGCTGGCTGAGCTGGTTCATCAACGCTGCTGAGAGGTggtgcccccccccctccccaccagaTCTGCAGGAGGTGAATGAAATCTGCATGACAAGACAGCGTTTCCTGCTGGGAGCACACAAAGAGCAGCTCAGACAGCTCATTGTTCAGGCAATACATGGGAAATTCGCATTGAGCCGGGGGTTGGGATCTCCCTCCGCTGCCCCCATTCATCCAGCAGGAATATTTGGCTGGAGGAACACAATCGGACCAGGCCAGCTGCCAAGTGGCCGCACAATGAGTGACCAGCAGGGATCAGCACTGGGGTTCCAGGCTCTGCCTTTGGTCACTGCCGGGTGGCAAAGCCTGGGCCTGGATGGGGCCccctgtgtggggctgggggagaggggaagggagggtCTGGGGGCTCTGTTCCTAAACTACCCATTGGGGAACACACTGATACCACCACAGCCCCGGGGAGGAGAAGATGTGAAgctctcccccccctcctctgCACGCAGGATGCAGACAACAAAGTGGAACGGATCTGGGGggactgcagctgcaggaagaaataTTCCCACGTGGACCTGGTGGTGATGGTGGACGGTTACGAGGGAGAGAAGGGGGCCGTTGTTGCAGGAAGCCGGGGCTACTTCCTGAAGGTGAGAGCCCACCCTGCACCCACCTCTCCATGGGGACATCGCAGCAGGGTGAGCGTGACCGGTGATGGCTTCCCCCATCCCGCAGGGTCCCTTGGTGTTCCTGGAGCAGGCTTTGATCCAGTACGCCCTGCAGAGCCTCCGTGCCAAGGGCTACACTCCTGTCTACACGCCTTTCTTCATGCGCAAGGAGGTGATGCAGGAGGTGGCCCAGCTCAGCCAGTTTGACGAGGAGCTCTATAAGGTGAGCATGATGCCCGCTGGCTCTCGGCGTCTCGCCGCCTGGCACCCACGGCCCCTCGGGGACCAGCTGTCCTGCCCAGCCCATGCTGTGTGCCtccccctgctgcagggcagccgGCTGCCACCCACTTATCCcagcaaggcagcagctccGGGTCTGCTTTGCTCTAAGGAAGGCTTGCTGGTCCCCAACCAACGCAGCCGGTTGTCACGGCGATGTGGTGACGGGGAGGCAGCACGTCCCCAGCTTTGCCATCGGGAGCTGGCAGGAGGCCATCAAGGCCCTGTAAGGAGGccagaaaacagcagctgctccccttcttgtgACCCACTTTGCGGCCGTCCTGTTCTCCTCTCAGCACCACCCCTGGAAAACATTGCTGCCAGGGGATGGGGGTCCCTGTGCCAGGGGACTGGGGGGTCCCTGCTGGCACCACGCAGCATCTGCCAGAGCTTCTGTCCCCAGCAGTGCAA
The genomic region above belongs to Excalfactoria chinensis isolate bCotChi1 chromosome 23, bCotChi1.hap2, whole genome shotgun sequence and contains:
- the ELAPOR1 gene encoding endosome/lysosome-associated apoptosis and autophagy regulator 1 isoform X5; protein product: MAGPVLPPLPGNRGGAERWGGAGGQLSGRCSVPGHGDGPGERRPVPFPVPVPGAGRGRCRWRQVRARAGPGRWRGAGPRGRCRCPRGAERCRRRCAMAGAGTGTGARRALLALCVAAAATVGLCRVEERLHVCKESEYHYEYTACDSAGARWRVAVPHTPGLCTGLPDPVKGTECSFSCKAGEFLDMKAQACKPCAEGTYSLGTGVRFDEWDELPHGFANVATNLELDDGFSDVVENCTTSTWVPLGDYIASNTDECTATLMYAVSLKQSGTVSFEYIYPDSSIVFEFFVQNDQCQPTVEESRWMRTTEKGWEFHSVELSRGNNVLYWRTTAFSVWSKVPKPVLVRNIGITGVAYTSECFPCKPGTFAAAAGSSSCQLCPANSFSSKGATACQPCEPTAYAEPGSASCKVRPPCTDKDYFYTHTACDANGETQLMFKWAEPKICSEVLPLAAQLPPSGLKTRCPPCNPGFYKSNSSACEPCPYGSYSNGSGCVRCPAGTEPVLGLEYKWWNVLPPNMETTVLSGINFEYKGMAGWEVAGDYIYTAAGASDNDFMILTLLVPGFSPPQPALEDGDSKEVARITFVFETVCSVSCELYFMVGINSRTNTPVETWTGPRGKQSYTYVVEKNATTSFTWAFQRTRYREAGRRYTSDVAKLYSINVTNVLGGVASFCRRCASTGGPCAPCPPGHTLDHSTGACQPCPPGTFLRGHPPDGSSACQPCGPGTRSNQVRSLCYSDCTFSLALPGHTLHYDFSALSASTTFTSGPSFTSKGLKYFHHFNISLCGNHGRKAASCTDNVTDARLPDEGGSGRLVTSHVCQAIVVPSDVVGHRAAVSSQPVSLADRLLGVTVSSTLDGIAAPPELFPPASPELPDLVFFFRSSEVTQSCAGGRATTIRLRCDPLRPGTGGLAVPSKCPEGTCDGCTFHLLWTTAEGCPRCSASHFRAIVGACQGGVQRTMYVWREPRLCHGGQRLPPPRVRPCRSAEFWLKVGVSVGTCVAVLLAALAAYFWKKNQKLEYKYSRLVLNAAAKESELPAPDSCAIMEGEDGEDELIFTSKKSLLGKIRCLTTKEVSHREGCPISQCPPSPQRTPDGFDSVPLKPSSGGTDLEL
- the ELAPOR1 gene encoding endosome/lysosome-associated apoptosis and autophagy regulator 1 isoform X1 gives rise to the protein MAGPVLPPLPGNRGGAERWGGAGGQLSGRCSVPGHGDGPGERRPVPFPVPVPGAGRGRCRWRQVRARAGPGRWRGAGPRGRCRCPRGAERCRRRCAMAGAGTGTGARRALLALCVAAAATVGLCRVEERLHVCKESEYHYEYTACDSAGARWRVAVPHTPGLCTGLPDPVKGTECSFSCKAGEFLDMKAQACKPCAEGTYSLGTGVRFDEWDELPHGFANVATNLELDDGFSDVVENCTTSTWVPLGDYIASNTDECTATLMYAVSLKQSGTVSFEYIYPDSSIVFEFFVQNDQCQPTVEESRWMRTTEKGWEFHSVELSRGNNVLYWRTTAFSVWSKVPKPVLVRNIGITGVAYTSECFPCKPGTFAAAAGSSSCQLCPANSFSSKGATACQPCEPTAYAEPGSASCKVRPPCTDKDYFYTHTACDANGETQLMFKWAEPKICSEVLPLAAQLPPSGLKTRCPPCNPGFYKSNSSACEPCPYGSYSNGSGCVRCPAGTEPVLGLEYKWWNVLPPNMETTVLSGINFEYKGMAGWEVAGDYIYTAAGASDNDFMILTLLVPGFSPPQPALEDGDSKEVARITFVFETVCSVSCELYFMVGINSRTNTPVETWTGPRGKQSYTYVVEKNATTSFTWAFQRTRYREAGRRYTSDVAKLYSINVTNVLGGVASFCRRCASTGGPCAPCPPGHTLDHSTGACQPCPPGTFLRGHPPDGSSACQPCGPGTRSNQVRSLCYSDCTFSLALPGHTLHYDFSALSASTTFTSGPSFTSKGLKYFHHFNISLCGNHGRKAASCTDNVTDARLPDEGGSGRLVTSHVCQAIVVPSDVVGHRAAVSSQPVSLADRLLGVTVSSTLDGIAAPPELFPPASPELPDLVFFFRSSEVTQSCAGGRATTIRLRCDPLRPGTGGLAVPSKCPEGTCDGCTFHLLWTTAEGCPRCSASHFRAIVGACQGGVQRTMYVWREPRLCHGGQRLPPPRVRPCRSAEFWLKVGVSVGTCVAVLLAALAAYFWKKNQKLEYKYSRLVLNAAAKESELPAPDSCAIMEGEDGEDELIFTSKKSLLGKIRCLTTKRTPDGFDSVPLKPSSGGTDLEL